From Halorussus lipolyticus:
ACGTAGACCCCGCCGCCGCACTCCACGCAGGCGTCCGCGACGATTGTCGCGCAGTCGGCGCAGACGTTGAAGTCGTCTACCGTCAGCTCCCGCAGGGGTTCGAGTTGTTTGTCCAAGATGTACTCGTCGATGACCGCCTGACAGTTTTGGCACGGTTGCATAGCGATACTGTTAGTCGCATGTGAACACGACACAAATACCTATCGGTTCCGGGGAGTTTCGTGTTGGTTTAATCTCCCCCTGAACCGCTGAAGTTTGTCGCACTACTTTGTGACCTCGGTCGAATTCGGTCTAGTCACCGGAGCAACCGACTGTAGCCTCGAAATCTCTCGGACCGGCCGCTGGCCCGCGAACCGCGTTCGCCCGTTCGGTCCGCCGAGGACGATGGTCGATTCGCGGGGCGAAATCTGCTGAGGAGCGCACCGAGGCGAAAGCCGCCCTTCCCGAAGCCCCGACTTTACGTCTCTCAAGCCCCTCCGTCGAGTCATGAGCGACTCCGGAGACCCGACTTCGCGGAATCGGCTGGACGAGGAGCAAAGCCCCTACCTCCGCCAGCACGCCGACAACCCGGTCAACTGGCAACCGTGGGACGACGCCGCGCTGGACGCCGCCGAGGAGCGCGAGGTGCCCATCTTCCTCTCGGTCGGCTACTCGGCCTGCCACTGGTGTCACGTCATGGAGGAGGAGAGCTTCGAGGACGAGGGAATCGCCGAGGTACTGAACCAGAACTTCGTCCCGGTCAAGGTGGACCGCGAGGAGCGCCCCGACGTGGACAGCATCTATCAGACCATCTGTCAGGCCGTCTCGGGCCGGGGCGGGTGGCCCCTGTCGGTCTGGCTCACCCCCGACGGCAGGCCCTTCTACGTCGGCACCTACTTCCCGAAAGAGGCCAAGCGCGGCCAACCCGGCTTCCGGGACTTGCTCGAAAGCATCGCCGACTCGTGGGCCGACGACGACGACCGCCGGGAGATGAAGCGCCGGGCCGACCAGTGGACCGACGCCATCGAGTGCGAGTTAGAGTCGGTCCCAGACCCCGGCGATGCTCCGGGCGAGGACCTCCTCTCGTCGGCCGCGGACGCCGCAGTCCGGAGCGCGGACCGGGAACACGGCGGGTTCGGAACCGGCCAGAAGTTCCCCCAGTCCGGGCGCATCCATCTCCTCTTGCGGGCCGCCCACCGCGCCGAGCGTGCCGGAGACGACGAGAAGACCGACGAGTACCGCGAAATCGCCGACGAAGCCCTCTCGGCGATGGCCGAGGGCGGCATCTTCGACCACGCTGGCGGCGGGTTCCACCGCTACACCGTGGACCGCGAGTGGGTCGTGCCCCACTTCGAGAAGATGCTCTACGACAACGCCGAAATCTCCCGCGCCATGCTCGCGGGCTATCAGGTCACGGGCGACGACCGCTACGCTACCGCGGCCCGCCGGACCTTCGAGTTCGTGGAGCGCGAGATGACCCATCCTGAGGGGGTCTCCGAGTCACACTCGGAGGCTCGCGGGACTCCGTCCCGCGGTGGGTTCTACAGCACCCTCGACGCACAGAGCGAGGGCGAGGAGGGCAAATTCTACGTCTGGACGCCCGACCAGATTCGGGACGCGATAGCCGACGAAACCGCCGCAGAAATCTTCTGTAATCGGTTCGGCGTCACCGAGTCGGGCAACTTCGAGGGCAAAAACGTCCTGACCGTCAGCGAGTCGATTCCGGACCTCGCCGACGAGTACGACCTAACCGAGACCGAAATCGAGGAGACCGTCGAGGACGCCCGCGAGCAGGTTTTCGAGGCCCGCGCCGAGCGCGCTCGACCCCGGCGCGA
This genomic window contains:
- a CDS encoding DUF7571 family protein, whose translation is MQPCQNCQAVIDEYILDKQLEPLRELTVDDFNVCADCATIVADACVECGGGVYVPRGVAGTPDYCPACRSDLLDRTGTDPGWHLDTTPST
- a CDS encoding thioredoxin domain-containing protein, with translation MSDSGDPTSRNRLDEEQSPYLRQHADNPVNWQPWDDAALDAAEEREVPIFLSVGYSACHWCHVMEEESFEDEGIAEVLNQNFVPVKVDREERPDVDSIYQTICQAVSGRGGWPLSVWLTPDGRPFYVGTYFPKEAKRGQPGFRDLLESIADSWADDDDRREMKRRADQWTDAIECELESVPDPGDAPGEDLLSSAADAAVRSADREHGGFGTGQKFPQSGRIHLLLRAAHRAERAGDDEKTDEYREIADEALSAMAEGGIFDHAGGGFHRYTVDREWVVPHFEKMLYDNAEISRAMLAGYQVTGDDRYATAARRTFEFVEREMTHPEGVSESHSEARGTPSRGGFYSTLDAQSEGEEGKFYVWTPDQIRDAIADETAAEIFCNRFGVTESGNFEGKNVLTVSESIPDLADEYDLTETEIEETVEDAREQVFEARAERARPRRDEKVLAGWNGLMISALAEGALVLPDEGDRYAGLAEDALDFVRETLWEPDEGESGTLYRRFKDEDVAIRGYLEDYAFLARGALNCYEATGNADHLGFALDLADAIVAEFWDADDGTIYFTPESGEELVARPQEPHDQSTPSSLGVATETLLALDHFETGDEYQQIAEQVLERRGQQIRSNPLQHASLALAGDRYARGSLEITAVADDLPESWHEEIAGRYLPTRLLSRRPPGEDQLQNWLEQLDIAETPPIWADRTQRDGEPTAYVCRNFACSPPNTDLAEALDWAEGE